The sequence below is a genomic window from Sorangiineae bacterium MSr12523.
GCGGCTCGCGGCCGAGCGGGCCGGCAACGCGATCCTGGCGGTCAACCCCAACTGGCTGATCGTGGTGGAGGGCATCGACGTCTTCAACGGCGACGCCTACTGGTGGGGTGGCAATTTGCAGGGCGCGGCGCAGTTCCCGGTCCGGCTGAACGTCGCGAACCGGCTGGTCTACTCCGCGCACGACTACGCCACCTCGGTGTATCCGCAGCCGTGGTTCTCCGACCCGAGCTTCCCGAACAACCTCCGTCCACTCTGGAATCGAATATGGGGCTACCTGGTGCAAAACAACGTGGCGCCGGTGCTGCTCGGTGAGTTCGGCACGACGCTGGCCGACCCCCGAGATGAGACGTGGCTGCGTACCTTACTGAATTACCTGGGCACCGGGGTTAATGGCATTAGCTTCACGTTTTGGTCATGGAATCCCAATTCCGGTGACACCGGCGGGATCCTCAACGACGATTGGACGACGGTCAACACCAGGAAGCAGAACATCCTGCAACCGTTCCTCGTCGGTGTGTCGGCTGCCTCACACTCCGAGAGTTCGACAGCGCCAGAAACCACGTCGTGGATCAACCCTTCAATGGTTCGCCATCGAGACAGCACGAGCGATTGTGCTCTACCCGATCTCTGAGCTCGACGAAGAGCGGCTCGACGACCTCCCTGGGCAACGCGGTGCTGTGACCCTGGATGCGCTGTGTGAGCCGGGTCAGAGCTGCCCGTATCCACTCGGTTCCCGCGAGCCAGTGCCCGGGCTCATGGGCTCGATGCTGGCGCCAAGTATGAATGCACGCGCTTGCTGCCAACAAAAGAGGATAGCGTTCTGCGACTCCAAAGGCGGCCGCACTGGCCTCCACACCGCGATCGGCTGGCCGCATATGGCGGGCGGTTTCGGCCAATTGGCCTAGTTCACCGGCCAGACTGCGGATCATCTGGCCGATGGCTTCCTCGCCGGGACGCGCGTAGTCGCTTTCGGCGGCGACGAGCAGCATCGAGGCCAGCGCGTCTTGGTCGAGCCCCGCGATGCGAAGTCGAGAGAAGTCGAGCGGCGGCAGAACTTCGCCATGGCCAAACAGTGCGGCGGGTGCCTCCGCGGCTTTCCAGCCGCGACACGCCATATCGTACAACTGCGGTAAAATGGTAAGCAGGCACGCCGTCGAGCCGGCATGTCCAAGGCTGATTACGGGCACGTCGCGGTAGTGCTTCCCGAAGATGGCATGCGCACCTTCGCGCAAATAGAACCGGGCGCCGAGGATGATCGACAGATCGTTCATGGCCTGTTCAATCATCGACGGTACGAGGTATTTCACGGACGCCGCCCACGCGCTTGCCTGCTCGGGAAACAGGTGCATCCCTCGCGCGACCGATCGCGCGAAGCAATCGGCAATCAGCAAATCCACGAATACCTGTGCCAGCGCGTTCCGCGCGTGGGGGAGCTCGCTCACATGGGTCGAGTACAATCGGCGTTCGGTTGCGAATGCCGTGACCGTGCGCAGCCCCGTGTCCAAGATTCCCAGCGCCATGCCGGGCAATGCCGCCCGGGTGATCTGGAAGGATCGCAATGCCGTCTGTACGCCGGATCCCTCTCGGCCGAGCAGGCTGTCATGGGGGACCGCACAATCATTGAATTCGATCCCGCCCAGCATGCAGCCGCGCATCGCAGAGGTTCGATATCGGGGAAGCAGGCGAACCTGGTCTCGCTCTAGTGCACGGGTATCCACGAACAACAGCGAATGGCTCCGTGCACCGGGCGCATCATTGGTGCGGGCGAAGAGGACCATCGCGGCCGCGCGCGCACAGTTGTTGATGACCTGCTTGTGCCCGTCGAGTCGGAACATCGTCCCGTCGCGGCGCGCTCGAAGCTCGTTGCTGAGGAAGTCGTTGCCGTGCTCGAGCTCGTGATAACCGACGGCAATGCGCTGCCGGGCCAATAGCAACTTGGCCGCCTGCTGCTGCTGGCTGATTGAGCCCGACGCCCAGATGTTGACGGCCGCCATCAACGAGGTGACGCCATATCCGAGTGCCAGTGCAGCGTCCCTGCGGAATACGGTGCGTATTCTTCGCGCCAGATCATCCAGGCCATGCAACCGCCCGCCCAGTGCGACCGGCACGAATTCGGCATTGAAATTCCATTCATCCAATGCCCTTTCCCCCGCAGCCAGAAGCTCGCCGCGCTCGTCCGCCGCCAGAATCTGGGCAAACCCCAATGGGTTCTCGATATCACGCGGGTCGCCGAACGACTCTTCGAGGGGTTGAGCATTCATGACAACTTCATTCCCTCGGCAAGTCGGCAGGGGAGCATCGACAGCATTTGACCGGACTGACTCTGCCTCGTGAGCGCGCTCAGCAAGACATCGTCGGTCGCATCGTGATCGGGAACGCGCACGCCCAGGGCCGTGAGGATTCGGGCGATGACGGCCAAGAGCCACCCGCCTTGCTGCCAAAGGCCGGAATTCGCGGAGTCATCCGCCATGTGCTCCCGGGAGCCTAGCCACAGTCCAATGGCGGCCGCGCCCGCGATACACAACGACATCTGGTGAGCGAGAGCGAAGGCGTCCGCTGGCACGGCGACGGCCAAGGGTCGAACGCCTGCCATCGTCGTCAGGAGTTGCCGAGTATGCTCGTTCAAGGCCCTGCACAGCACCGCCAGCGGCTCGAGGCCGCTGTCGGCACGCAGCAACTGCTCGATAGCATCGAGCGAGCGAGGAAGCGTATCCAGCAGACGACTGCCACGTACGGATAGCAAGCTAAGTCGCTTTCTATCGAAAGGGGGCAGTGGTGCGGAGAGGTCGAATAGGCCGTGGAGATCCCCGGTGGGTGCAGGCTGTTGGGCGGCGCGGGCGAGGACGGGAAACTGGTTGATCAGCGAATTCAAATTGACGAGCGTGTTGCCGTCGAACAACCCGACGACCCGATGATCGCGCTGCACCTTTTGAAACATCCCCTCGGCGAAGACGTCGGCCAGCACCGAACGCGCCCCAATGAATCGAGCCAGCTCACCGATGGTCGTGTCCGTACGCGTGGGAACGAGGTATTTGGCCACCGCGGAGAGGACACTGAGTTCGGGGGTGAGCACATGGATGCTCCGCGCAGCCACGACCGAGAGTGCCTCGCAGAGGAGATGATCCGCGTATGCGTTGGCGAGAATGCGCCGCGCCCGCGGAAGTTCGATGAGCTGACGGCCATAAAGCCGTCGCTCGCCCGCGAATCGGGTGGCCAGCCGCAACGCATGATCGGACGCGCCCAGCGAAAGGCTGCAACAGAGAATGCGGGTAAGTTGCAGACTCTTGAGCACGACCTCGATGCCCGTGCCAGGATGACCAATGACCGCATCGGCGTCGACGAAAGCCTCTTCGAAGACAATCCCGCTGATGTCGGCGCCACGAATGCCGTGGGTTGCAACTTTGGGGAGGCATCGATAGCTGCCCTCGCGGAGCCGTCGCTTGTCCACCATCAGCACGTCGAAACCGCGCGGTCCGCCGGCCGGTGTCGATCGGACCAGCAGGCTAATGATGTCGCCGCGTGTCGCGTTGTTGATCAGCCACTTTTCGCCTCGAACGACATACCCGTCCTGTGTCCGTGTTGCCGTCACCTCATTGGCGAGTAGATCGCTCCCATGATTCCGTTCGGTCAATCCCCAGGAAACGGCTGAGCGTTGCAGAACGCTTTCGGCCAATCGATTGGCTTGGGCGGAGGTTGCCGACGTCCAGGCGCATACGCCACCGAGAAACGTCTTGGCATGTCCAATGGCGACGGTGAGATCACGCCTGGAAATGGCCCGCAGGAGGTGCAGCGGTTCTTGGTAGTCTTCCAATGCGCCGCCATGGACGCTTGGCACGTAATAACGATGCAGCCCCCAGTCCTCCAGGCTCGAGCAGATCGCGTCTGGAAAATGTTCCGACGCGTCGAGTTGGGCGACGTTTTTGAAGGAGAACAACGTATCGGGATCGGTCGGATCTCCGAGGAACTGCTCCAGGTCTTCAACGAGTTCAAGCGGTCGATAACGCATCGAACATGGATCTCCTGCTGCTCATCCGAGCGCGTTGATCCGCGTTTCACCCCACCGCCAGACTTGGGCGCCGAAGCCCCAGCCCGTGGAGGCGCCCGCGATGACGATGGTTTTGCCCGGGCCTACGTGGCCTTGCTCAATCGCATGGTGCAACGTGATCGGCATGGAAGCGGAGACGAGCGAGCCGCGGGTTTCGAGGGTGGTGCAGTAACGGTTCCGCGCGACACCAAGGGCGTTCGCCCAGCCGCGTATCAGAATGGGGGACGGCTGGTGAAAAACGAAGTAGTCCACATCGTCGGCGCGGAGGCGCGCACGTTCGAGCGCCTGTTTCACCATCTCCGGAACGAACACCGGAACGAACTTGCGCATGCCATCTGCCGCGTCCTCACGTAAATCGAAATACGTGTGAAAGTCGTCGGGCACGAGCTCGTTCTTGGGTTTGTAACGAGGATTCCTCCAGCGAAGGGTTGCGAGATCGTAGTGCTCCGGCCTGCTCACGTACGAGGAGCCAAGAAGCGATGCTCCGTCCGAATCCGCGGTCACCACGGCGGCGGCCGCGGCGTCGCCGAAGATGGTGGCTGATTTGTCCGTGTAATCGAGCAAGTCGGTAATATGCTCGACACTGCACACCAGCACGCGCTTGCAGCGGCCCATGCGAATCAAATTCACTGCATTTTGCAGATGGATCAGGAACGAGAGACACTCTTGCTCCACGTCCATGGCAACGGCAGACCGAGCGCGCAGCTCTTCGCGAATCACGGGCGCGAGGCGGGGAAAGAACCTTGGGCCCGTGCTGGTCGAGACCACGAGGTTCGACGTGTTGGCGAGCACGAGATCGATGTCGGCCGCTTCGAGCTCCGCGATCCTCAAGGCTTCACGGCATGCACGAACGGCTAGACGATCGTGCGTCTCGCCTGCTGCCGCGTCGAACATCCCACGGCGTTGAACGCCCCAGAACTGCCACCAGTCGTGAGGAACGTCGGGGATTTGCGTGTACGGAGGCTCGCTGTTCGAAACGCTGCGCGCCGGGAACAGGCATGCGAGGCTGCGCACCGCCACCGGAACTTTTTCCCGATGAGGGGCCGCGAGCATCATTCGTCTCCCAAGTTCGTCGAATCGACCTGGTAATTGCCACTCAGGGAACCGAATAGACTTTTGACGGAAGCGCTCTGCCCGCGACCCGATTCGGGGGGAGTGAGGATACCTTGCTGCCACCGTCGTAGGGTTTCGCCTCGCCGAATTTTACCGGATGTCGTTTGCGGAATGCTGCCGGGAGCCAGCGCGACGACGAGCGCAGGTTCGAGCCCCGTCGCCGAGAGCACCGCCTTCCAGCACTCTTCGGCGAGATTCGCGGATGCTTTTCGCTGCTCCACGAAGACCAGCAGACGCTCGCCATTCTCGCCCACCTCGGCGGCTGCCGCGACGAAGCCCGTGCGAACGGCCGCAACTCGATTCACCGCGTCCTCGATGTCGTGCGGGAGGTGGTTTTCGCCGTTGATGATGATGATGTCTTTGGCGCGACCCGTAATATAGAGTTCGTCGTCGAGTACGACACCGAGGTCGCCGGTATCGAGCCATCCGTTTTCGATCGGGGCGTCGTCGCGATCGAGGTAGCCCGCCATCACGGAAGGCCCACGAACCCAAATGTTCCCTACTTCGCCCGATGCGCAGGGCACTCGGTCCTCCGTTCGACGGAGCTCGATCTCGACGGTGCGAATGGGTTTGCCCACGCTCACGAGTTCGACCCCCGGCCCCGGCACGGGGCGCCCTTCACTCAACGACTTGCGGTCGACGTGAATGGATCGGAACGGCCGTTCTTGGAATGGCGTGAATGTAACCGCGAGAGTGGCTTCGGCGAGCCCGTAGACGGGTGCGAATGCGGTTTCGGCAAGGCCCCATCGTGCAAATCGCGTATTGAATCGACGAGCGACCTCGGCGGAAATGGGCTCGGCCCCGCAGAGAGCCATGGTCCATCCGGAAAAATCGGCTCCTTCCAGTTCCTCGTCGCTGACCTTCGCCGTGCACTGCGCATAGGCGAAATTGGGTGCGACCGTGATGGTGGCGCGGTGGCGAGCCATCGCGCGAAGCCAAAGCGATGGCTTCGCGATGAAGATTTCAGGTGCCATGAGCACGAGCTTGATGCCGCGGCACATGGCATTGAACACGCAACCAATGAGCCCCATGTCGTGATGAAGGGGAAGCCACGATACATGCACCGGCTCGGGGCCGGGCGGGTACATTCGCTCCGCCATCGCATCACAATTGGCCAAAATCTGGCGATGCGTGACCGCCACCGGCTTCGGATGGACGGTCGTGCCCGACGAGAACTGTACGAGCGCCAAGTCATCAGGGGAAATGGCGCTCGGTTCCCGCGTCGGGCCGCGATCCAGCTCCTCGACCAAAAGTGCGCCAAATCTTGGCTCGTACCGCGCGAGCACGGAGTCGAGCGAGCGCCGCACGCGGGCATCGGTCACGAGCGCGGCGGCTCGGGTGGCGCGCAACATCGCGACTGTGCGCTCGCGATACTCTTCGAGGCGCCCCAATCGGCGAGGGGCCGCCAACACGAACGGGATGGCGCCGAGGCTGATGGTACCCAAGAGCGCGAACACGAGTTCCGGACTGGTCGGCAACACGAGTGCGACGCGATCGCCCGGGCCGATTCCGGCGGCCGCGAGCCCTCCGGCAGCGCGCAGCGCGCCCGCGCGAATCGTGTCCCAACCAAACCACGTCTCACCCTCGTCCCGGTCCACGAAATGGATGCCGTTCGATGCGCATGCACCCGCGGCAGACGTCAGTCGATCGATGAGGGTCGCCCCCGGTAAGGTCGGAGGAACCGGGGGCGTCATTTCGCCTCCCGAAGAATCGTCGCGACGATTTGGTCCACCGTATCGATCTCGGCCGCCTCCGTTGGCTGAAGGTAAATGGAAAAGCGCTCCTCGACGGCGTCGATGAGTGTCAGCAGCTGCAGAGAGCTCAGGTGCTCGGACAAGGCACCGGTAGGCAATGGGCCGTTCCACTGCAGTTTTTCCGTGAAGAGTTCGAGCAGTGTGGTTTGAATTTCAATTTCGGGCATAACGCATGGCTTCCGTGTAATTTCACCGAGCATCAGAATCTGTGAATGGCGGCGGACCAGGTCGAGCCCGCGCCATAGGCGAGCAACATGCAAAGTGTGCCGGGTCGCACGCGTCCTTCGTCGATGCTCATCCCGAGTACGACCGGCAACGAAGCCGATCCCATGTTGCCGAGATGATTGGTCATCAGCAATTTGCCCTCGGGGATTTCCAAGAGCTGGTTGACGCGTTCGAGAATGCGCGGGTTCGGCTGGTGCGGGATCACGAGGTCGAGATCCGACACCGAGAGGTGATTCCGGGCTAGGAGCTCCTTCGCGCACGACACCATGGCTTCCACGGCGTGCTCGAAGAGTTGACGCCCCTGCATGCGAAACTGGTGTGCTCCACGGGTCATGAGCTCCGGCGGCAGGAATGTTTCGTGCGCAGTTCCCGGAGCCTCGGTCCAGAGATCCCGAAAGTGGCTTCCGTCCGCGCCCGTGACCTGATCGATCAGGCCCACGCCAACATCGTTGCTCGCCTGCAAAACCGCGGCGCCAGCGCCATCCGCCAAAAGGACCGCGAGGTTTCGCCCGTCGTTGGAGCAGTCCATGCGCTTGGAAAGCACTTCGCCGCTTATGACCAGCACATTTCGGCATCGACGGGTCTGAATGTACTGGGCTCCGATTTCGATCCCGTACAGAAAGCCCGAACATTGAGCGCGGATATCGAAACATGGAATATGCCGCAATCCGAGCTTCGGTTGAATGAGATTCGCTTGAGAAGGATCATGATGATCCGGACTCAACGTGCTCACAATCATCAGGTCGATGTCGGCCGGCGACAGGCGAGCGCGCTCGATCGCTCGGGCCCCAGCCTCCACCATCAACTCGGATGTCGGCACGGAAGGCGTGACGTGACGGCGCTCGCGGAGCCCCGTTCGGGTGACGATGAAATCGTCCGACGTGCTCATGAGCGTGGCAAGGTAATCGTTGTCGATCACCTTCTTTGGAAGGGAAAAGCCGACGCTGGCAATTCGCGCCCGCGGCAGGAGCACTGGGCCGAAGAACGCGCTCTCTGATGTGCTTAAGCTTGCAGCCATTGGTAGCCATACCTCATTTGAAACGGGTTTAAGGTCAGACTGAGGAGGCGGCGCGTCCCATCACCACGGAGCGTCTCGGCAAAATAAGGGAGCCCGAAGGGGCCCAAACGGGTATCGATCGCCGGGTCGAGGCCGACGGCGTCTTTCACCGCGCGTGCGTCGACGTCGCCGGGGAACCACGATTCGATCACCACATGATCGGCTTTTTGGTCGGCCAGTGCGTTTCGCAAGAGGCCTATCGCCGCCTGGTTCAGCTTTTCGGAAACGCCTTGCTGCAACGGAAAACGATACTGGCCGCGGAGTTCGCCCGAGGCGCATTCGGCCCAAGGGAAAGCATCGACCTGGATCGGTGCGACGTTGGTATGCGACCATCCACCGAAGGGTTCCGATTTGCCCCCACCCCAACGGAGTAGCAAACAACCGGCGCCGTCAGGGATACGGAACCCGCTCTCGGGATCTTTGGCGAGACTTCTGCCCCCGCACTCGACGCGGACGAGAAGCACGTGTTTGTAATCCATCTCGTGGCAGAATCCGCGGGCGATATCGATCGCGGCCGACCAATCGTCGTCGTACAGATCGAAAACGAACGCGCGCTCCGCGCCGAGATCTCGTTGCAGTGGGTGGCAGACGCGAGGTCCCGCAACGTTCTTACCGAGCGCTACGCGATCCGGCGAAATGGACATGCTCAGAATCAAATCGAGGCTGCTTGCTTCGATTGATGCCTGGGCAAGTACTTCCCGGGCCACGGGGAGAACGCGATCGACGGCGAGGGGATCGCTTCCTTGCTCGGATTGCGTTTCACCGGGGGACACGCTCGCGTGGGCGCCGATGATGCGCAAGCTCGCCTCCCAGGGCATCACGCCGATTCCGCTGGACGCTGCGCAACCCAGCGGAAACCATCCGCCGAGATGGAGAGTGCATCGGCCCCAGGAAGGTACGGCCCTTTGGCTCCGAGGCCGGACGCAGACGTGACGTCCAGCCATGACGGGATTCCGAAGACGGCATCGAGCGGAATGCGCTTCGTCTCGGAAGGTGGCGCGGATGCTCCCGCAAGCGCTTGAACGTCGGGGCCGGTGCCAAACCCGGCAACGAGACGGACGAAGGCCTGGCGGTCTTCTTCGTACTTCTCGTCTCCGAGCACCTCGTGCGCGGCGCGGAAGTAATCTTCTTGGTCGTTGTTGGAATCGTAAAAGAACTGGAGAAATCGGTAGAAAATCATGTATTCGGCCCGATAACGCCGTTCGTATTCAGTGAAACATGCGGCCTCGTCGACCTCCCCGAGAAGGGTCGTGTGGATGGACCGCGCCGCGAGGAGCGCCGCATACGTCGATAGATGAACGCCGGATGAAAAGAGCGGATCGACGAAACATGCGGTATCGCCGACCAGGACCATCCCTGGTTTCCAAAACTTGGAATTGCAATAGGACCAGTCCTTGCGCACACGGTATTGTCCGTAAATTCCTTCCGTTACGCGCGGCACGCCTTCGAGCATGCCCTTGATGAGGGGGCAGCCATCCAGAAGCTCGTTCATGGCCTGCTCATGCCCCTTCTTCAGGATGGCAGCATTTTGCTGCGGCATGACCACGCCTACGCTCGTGAGGTCCGGCGCGAGTGGAATGTACCAAACCCAGCCCTTCTCCATGGATACGACGAGAATGTTGCCGTCGTTCGGCTCGGGCATCCGCTGTCCACCGCGGAAATATCCAAAGAGGGAGACGTTGCGAAAGAAGTCGGCCACGACGCGCTCGCCGACAATCCGGTGAAAGGGGCTCGAGTGACCGCTGGCATCGGCGACGATGCGGGCCCGTGCCTCGCGCGTGCCGCCGTCTGGCGTCCCATAGCGCACGCCGACGACGCGCCCGTCCTCCTGGAGGATGGCCGTGACGGGGTGGCGCTCGCGCACGTCGACGCCTTTGCGTGCGGCGTTGCGCAAGAGAATCTCATCGAACTTGGCTCGTTCGACCTGGTAGGCGTTTACGACACCAGGCACTTCGCTCTGGGTAAAGTCGAACGTCCACGTTTCTTTTCGACGTCCCCAGTACCAAGAACCTCCGCGCTTGATGGGAAATCCGGCGCGGGCCAACTCGTCGGTGATTCCGAGAAGATGACCAATTGCCCCCGTCGTCGACGGCAAGAGCGATTCACCAATTTGATAACGCGGAAAACTTTCTCGCTCGAGAAGAAGAATCTTGTGGCCCCGCATGGCGAGGATGGTGGCGAGCGTCGATCCGCCCGGGCCACCACCGATAACGATGGCGTCGAAATGCTCAACGCTCCCATTCGTCGAAGCTCGTTTCGTCGAAACGTCCATTGAAGATCCCTTATCGAGAGAAGAAGACGCGCCACCGTTGTCGCGTATCGTCCGAAAATTCGCGCCAACACCATCAGCGCGATCCAGTAACTCCCTGACAGCTCGATTTATTCGGGCTGACCGACCGATGCTTCGGCCCCGAGCATAGCGAAGTACATAGCGCTCCGTTCACGTGTTTCAAGCCCATATGGACAAGTAATTCTTCGACGAGGAATCATGCTGTCGAAGCCACACTTTGCGATGCGACCTGGCCCGAGTGGTGACGGTGTTGCATTGGTGCTGAGGCGTTCTTGTGCCCATTTGGATCAAATTGCGACACGATAACGGATTTGAGTTGTCAAAGTGACGACTTGCGATGCGATCGGCGTAAATTAGCGGTGTGCAGTAGGATACGTATTTCGGATTCATGACTACTTGGCTCGGATCGCGACACGACCTACTTGGAGAACGTGCCTTCCGCCATGCGTTCGTCACGCGGAGAGTTGGTCTGTCGCATCGCGAGTTCGTCTGTCATCATTCACGGCCTCTTGCATCGCCACCATTGCGATCGGATCGACGAATGGGGCACTCTTGACCCAAAGCCGCAGTGGCATGTTCCTCGGTCGACGTAGTTGGCCGCTCTTCAAAGGATTACGATGGTATGTGGTACACGGACGTAGGCTGCGTCGACGAAGACTTGATCGTGCTCGGGACCATCAAGAATCCGGTCTTCTTGACTGGGAGTGGCGACGATTGGGCGTTGATCGAGGGCGGTCTGACACGGCACGCACCGCTCGTTCTCCGTCAGCTCCATCACGTGCTCGGAGATATCCGCCGCATCCGCCGATGGCTGGTGACCCACTCCCACTATGATCATTGTGGGCTTCTCGGTCAGCTCTATCCCTACATGCCTTGGGTTACCGTCTACGCATCGCCCGAAACGGCCAAGGCCTTCCAGAGCGAGCGTGCGCGGGCGGTCGTCCAGAAAATTAGCGATGCGACCAAGTCGCTCGCGGCGCCCGACGAGGAACGTCCGGAGCTACCGAATCCGGTGCTTCCGCCGACCGTACTGTCCGATATACCGATTACCACGGTGGTCGATGGCGATCGCGTCGAGCTCGATGGTCGGCGGTCGATGCTCGTGCGAAAAACACCAGGCCATAGTCGCTGCCAGATTGCCTATTTCGACGAGAGTCGCGGGCGGGCGTTCGTATCCGACGCTCTTGGAGAGCTGGTCGAGGAAAGCTATTTTTGTCCGTTGTCGTTCGACGATCTCGCGGCCTATCGCACGTCCATCGAAAGCATTGCGAATCTCGGTGCGGAGGAAATCGTGCTCGGTCACCACGGAAGGCTCACCGGTGCGCAAGCCGCGCGGGCGGCCGCAGACGCCAAAGACGGGCTCGAACGGTTTGCCGACGACGCGCGAAAGCTTTTGCCAGATGCGCGCGGCGCGCTCAAAACGGTGGCCGAGCAGCTCTCCCAGCGCCTGCACGCGCCGAGTGTTACGTTCGTGCCGCAGGATCTGCACGTTCAAAGCATGCTTCGCATGCTCGATCTTCTCGAGAAAGACCACGCTCTCGCATGATGGACAGCGCATGCGGCGCAAACGGCGTTCAGAGCGCGGTTGCGCGCTGCCGAAGGGAACTCTCGACCCGCTGGAGCGTGGCCTGGACAGCGGACAAATTGTTGCCGATGTTGGCGAGTGCCTCCGTCCGCTCGTCGGTCATTTGAGCGGCCATCCCATCATGTTCGCTCTTGGCCTTTTCCATCTTGCCGAGCGCTGACTTGATGCGGACGAGGTGGTGCCGCAAGTCCGCCAGCGTAGAGGCCTGCTCCTGGGTCGTGCCGTAGCCTATTCGTCGAGACGAGGTCACGATTTGCTCGAGGTCGCCCAGGCACCGATACGCTCGGCAAACGATGTTCGCGACGGTCACTTGCTTCATCTCGAACCCCCCTTTCTTGAGTTGCCGCACCGCAATCGATCATTGCCCGCGAGTGACCCATGATGGCAACGATGTTCGTGTCACGCCATGGGCAAAATTTGAAATGAAGATCGTCCCAATTGGACCTCCGATCAATCGCCATCCTCGAGCGCGGAGCTTCGTCTCGAAGTGCAGGGCATCTGCAGCCGTTGGTCGGCAACGACGAGGTGCCGAAGCTCGATCAATGGTCCGACGAAAATCGATGCGCACCGCCGCGGTAGTCACCGCTCTTCGAGCAGCGCGGCCGTCGGCGCCCGATGCGTATGCACGCGGGAGGCTGCGGCCCCAGCGGTACGACGTGCTCCGCGGATATCCAGCATTCGACGGGATCGTATTCTGCCTCGTGACCCTCAGCGTGGCGGCGATCTCGCCTGGCGTGCAGCCGTCTCGTTCCCAAAGTACGGCCAGCGTTCCGATCTTGAGATGAATTGCCCTGCGCCTCAACGAAATCGCGACTTCATCTCCTCGGCGGTCATGAATCGACGATAAACTCGAAAATCGTCAATCGAACAGTTGCGACAATCGTTCAAGAGCCGTACCTGCTGGGCGTCCGGGCGAAACTGTGAGATATCCGCAGTTGGCGCGCAGATCTTGTCCCCAATGCGAAGCACAAGCGCGGATTGGATACTGCTCCAACTCGCCGCGACATGGACCCATTCACCCCCGGAAACGGCGCGTGAGCATTCCAAGGGTGCCGCGTGA
It includes:
- a CDS encoding beta-ketoacyl-ACP synthase 3 codes for the protein MAASLSTSESAFFGPVLLPRARIASVGFSLPKKVIDNDYLATLMSTSDDFIVTRTGLRERRHVTPSVPTSELMVEAGARAIERARLSPADIDLMIVSTLSPDHHDPSQANLIQPKLGLRHIPCFDIRAQCSGFLYGIEIGAQYIQTRRCRNVLVISGEVLSKRMDCSNDGRNLAVLLADGAGAAVLQASNDVGVGLIDQVTGADGSHFRDLWTEAPGTAHETFLPPELMTRGAHQFRMQGRQLFEHAVEAMVSCAKELLARNHLSVSDLDLVIPHQPNPRILERVNQLLEIPEGKLLMTNHLGNMGSASLPVVLGMSIDEGRVRPGTLCMLLAYGAGSTWSAAIHRF
- a CDS encoding tryptophan 7-halogenase; the protein is MDVSTKRASTNGSVEHFDAIVIGGGPGGSTLATILAMRGHKILLLERESFPRYQIGESLLPSTTGAIGHLLGITDELARAGFPIKRGGSWYWGRRKETWTFDFTQSEVPGVVNAYQVERAKFDEILLRNAARKGVDVRERHPVTAILQEDGRVVGVRYGTPDGGTREARARIVADASGHSSPFHRIVGERVVADFFRNVSLFGYFRGGQRMPEPNDGNILVVSMEKGWVWYIPLAPDLTSVGVVMPQQNAAILKKGHEQAMNELLDGCPLIKGMLEGVPRVTEGIYGQYRVRKDWSYCNSKFWKPGMVLVGDTACFVDPLFSSGVHLSTYAALLAARSIHTTLLGEVDEAACFTEYERRYRAEYMIFYRFLQFFYDSNNDQEDYFRAAHEVLGDEKYEEDRQAFVRLVAGFGTGPDVQALAGASAPPSETKRIPLDAVFGIPSWLDVTSASGLGAKGPYLPGADALSISADGFRWVAQRPAESA
- a CDS encoding MBL fold metallo-hydrolase, which encodes MWYTDVGCVDEDLIVLGTIKNPVFLTGSGDDWALIEGGLTRHAPLVLRQLHHVLGDIRRIRRWLVTHSHYDHCGLLGQLYPYMPWVTVYASPETAKAFQSERARAVVQKISDATKSLAAPDEERPELPNPVLPPTVLSDIPITTVVDGDRVELDGRRSMLVRKTPGHSRCQIAYFDESRGRAFVSDALGELVEESYFCPLSFDDLAAYRTSIESIANLGAEEIVLGHHGRLTGAQAARAAADAKDGLERFADDARKLLPDARGALKTVAEQLSQRLHAPSVTFVPQDLHVQSMLRMLDLLEKDHALA